The genomic interval gaaagcaatgttgaatgctaactgagaccccaaagcctcctgcaagctcttctagaatcgtgATGTAAAGCATGGATCACGATTTGAAACTATAGATACCAGTACTCCATAGGGTCGAACAATcccctgaatgtaaatctctgccaatttGTTCATAGAATAGCTGACTTTGATAGGTAGAAAATGAGCTATTTTCGTCAGCcgatcaaccaccacccaaatgagATTCTAACCTTGCAGTGCTGGTGGTAgtctagtaacaaaatccatggatacgtggtcccatttccactcgggaatgtaGAGTGGCTGTAACTGCCCagtcggtctctagtgctcagccttaacctgctgacacgttaagCACTGTGGCATATATTCtgcaatttcccttttcatgccactccacaaGAAGTACTCTCgcaaatctctatacattttagtactaccaggatgaaccgtatatagagatctgtgagcctcctctagaatcgttctcctaatatcatcatccgcAGGCACACATAGTCTAGTGCGAAACCTTAGAGCCCCATCATcaaaaatgctgaattcctctcttTGACCATCCGGTACTCAGGCTATTACTTCTGCTAATTCTAGGTCATCCCCCTGAGCGGCTTTAATACTTTCATATAGCATAGGCTGCACAACCAGGCTAACAATAAATACCTAAGGATCATcgtccactaactccacaccgagcctctccaagtccatctgaattgggtgttgAATTACTACAGCTAACTGCCTTGTACCCTCTGATTTACGACTcagtgcattagccaccacatttgctttacctaggtggtagctgatggtgcaatcataatccttgataagttctaaccacctcctttgccgcatattcaactctttttgtgtaaagaagcactttaaacttttgtgatcagaaaatatttcacatttctcaccatacaagtaatgcctccaaatctttagtgtgtgtaccactgcagccaattccagatcgtgattagggtagttcttttcatactctttcaactgcctggaagcatacgctaccaccctaccatgttgcatcaatacacagcggAACCTTTTCAAAGATGtctcactgtaaattacataacgaTCGCCTCTTGATGGAATCgttagtactggtgcagtgacgagccgctgttTTAAtttctgaaaactctgctcgcattcatcatcccatgcaaatctgacatttttcctggtcaaatgCATGAGAGGCCCTAATAAGgtcgaaaacccctcaacaaatcgacagtaataacctgccagtcccaagaaacttctgattttCTGAACATTCTTCGGCCTAGTCCAATTCACCACCACATCAATTTTATTGGAATCCAcggaaataccatctcctgagatcacatgacccaaaaacgacactttctctagccaaaattcacatttactaaacttgacatacaacttcttctccctgaccatctaCAATACCTGTCTCAAGTgcgcctcatgatcctcaaaacccCTCGAGTAAATTAGTATattatcaataaaaaccacaacaaattagtttaaatattggtgaaagactctattcatcaagtccatgaacacagttggggcattcgtcagaccaaatggcataacgaggaattcatagtgcccatacctagtcctgaaggctgttTTTGAGACGTCCTTTGCTTTTAtcctcacttgatgatagcctgatttgaggtcaatcttggaatacactcgtgtaccctggagctgattaaacaaatcatctatacggggtacaGGATATTTGTTTTTAATAGTTACCtcgtttatctccctgtaatcaatacacatcctcatagacccgtctttcttctttacgaataacactggagctccccacggcaaTACACTGGGTGGTATAAATCCCTTATTttgcaagtcttgcaactgatcctttaactcTCCCAACTCAGctagagccatacggtaaggaaccttagagatcaacgctgtccctggaggtaaatttATAACAAAATTGACCTCGTGATCGGGAGGCAACCCATCTAGctcttttggaaaaacatctgaaaattcccttACCATTGGTGTACTGTCaagtttcgattcattttctaacatctcctttacaaaagccatcaACCCTTGATTTCCATCTAGGAGCAATCTACTCGCCTGCACAGCTGACACTAACTATTGCAAAGCCCGTACACGTGAACTaacaaatttgaattcttgctcaccagagggtctaaaaattacttttttttttatgacaatcaatactgaaATGATTAAttgtcaaccaatccatacctagtattacatcaaactcatATATATTTAGTACGATCAGGTCATCTGGTaacactctcccttgaatttctattggCTAACCCCTGAGCACTTTTCGACACCTCATCACCGACCCtaacggtgtagctactgacaattctacatctaataactgggtctcattTCCAGACAATTTGACATAGGTCGTAGaaacaaaggaatgagtagcacttgaatcgaataaaacaataacttgatatggtagaacagtaaaagtacctgtcactacatctgtggcagtctcagcatcacccggaaTCAAAGCATAAACCTTCatcggggctacattcctttgtTGGCCTCCACGAGACgtttgataacctccccgataagGTCTAGGAGTTAGGACCTGGATCGGTGGTCCTGGGCATGCTCGTGCCAATggctgggtctcccacaacgatagcaaatATCTCCCCCTACCTGGCACTCCCCCAAATTTCGTCTCCCGCACGTTTTACACACTAGGTAGGTCTACATATCCTAATTCTCACGAGGTCCTGTCGTCTGTCTCTGATCTCCCCTATAacagtctcctctccatgggccccgactAGAACTTGCTTGAAAACCCCAAGGCGTTGGCCTTTTTCTCTGACTCTGAGTTGTGATACCTCTCTGTAGGCCACTCTCAATAACCGCAGCCCTATGTACAACTTCTGCAAATGTCTGAGCCCAAAAACCAATAACCTTCTCAAACAAGTTATGTCTCAAACCTTCTTTGAACTTCCtagccttcttctcttcatctggtgccaaatgtggggcgAACCGAGACAGCTCAATAAACTGAGCTGTGTATTGCGATACTGTCATTTGCCCCTGTACTAAGTGCCTAAAATCAGCTGCATTTGCACttcgaacgatagcagggaaatatcactCCAAGAACAGCTCCTTAAATCGACTTCATGTCATCGGCACTGGACCAACCTTTGCTTCTCAATCAGTCATGATGATCTCCACCAACGTTTTGCTTCTCTTTTCAATTTAAACGTCGCAAATACCGCCTTctgttcatctgtacatggaagcactgccaacgtctcctcAATGTCCTGGATCCAATTTTCTGCCATAATCGGGtcagctcctccagcaaaagatgagggcttcatccgcataaactgctAAATCTTGCAGCTACGCTTCCTGGAGCTCCTGGCCATTTCAGCCATTACCTGCTGGGTAACACTACACAATATTGCATCAGTATATGCAGCACCTGGCCATTTCAGCGTTTGTACCACTACTTCTTAGGTCCatcatgaaaaataaagaacacaTTTTAAAAACCTATCTCCCGTGCAAAACCCATTCTATTTCATTCAATTGAAGTACTATATCCACAATTAAATACCCtttctgatcttaattcaaaatccattTTTGCAATttagacacacgacccaacaatagtttactatggctttcctaaaatcgttaccctaggaaagacatagaaaccaccatcgAAATCCTGTACCTAGACCATAGAACAAAACTtcaatcatttcctatactctggtattgcttgcACTGCACtctaaaatctacagaacctatcaacttaggctctgataccaaactgtaacaacctgattTTCCATGCCTTTtatcattattatatatatatgtaacgacctggaaatactgatattttaatattaaagagagaggaaaaatggaaacagaaatagaagtaagcagtagacttcgtcgacgaacgctccacgttcgtcgacgacatcgcattttggaaataataataataatactaatttcAAGGAATTAcccaaggattcgtcgacgaatacagggtttcgttgacgaattcataaggaaattcgttgacgaatatagggtttcgtcgatgagaaaataccgagaggagttCTGGGGCagcctaaatttcatcgacgaatacaaggtttcgtcgacgagtgacgtgtctcgttgatgaatctggcagtataaatatttgaaacCAGGATTTTATCTCATTTccaacgcctctctctctctctcctacgactctctctcccttctctctttgattccggccccaccagtcgccggatcgacgattcgaagctaccacgacgctcctagcggagttctctacaagtttgctagagcggatcgtctaggaaacgaagttggatttcatcccaaattcagggtaaggtcttttattgagtttttgacttcctgacagttatagaaaatgatgtagactaagaaatactgatgttcaATTCTGGGGGATTacgttttcaggatgttgggttaggaaccctgcgggtataaaactagatttttataggggcttttcaaagttgaggtaagggaaatatgctatgttaggaatttttataaagtttttagagattttatagacatatattcatatcagtttattatctaatttatacacaatatgagttaaatgtttgtgtggcctgagtacattttcatgagataaaagaatttatatatttttgtaatgtatcatactatactaagtACACAATTaataacagtatatacagtttatataacTTTTCCAGTATGTGGGTttacacagaatatacagatatagatttatattcacaaagaaatgtacatgcatatacaactttaatatgaatagtttcatgaaacagatatatacatatatatatatacatatacatatacatgtatacagatactcagatcagtattttataGTATAGCTTTATACAAATCAGTAATACAAGAGTTATAGTATTCCATGTTTcatattaccataacatatagagtatacagatagatatacagaggtagcatcaagatgctacgaaTATAATATATAAAGATTACAGTATTATAGCACaaaaagatagagttatggtaattttggaaacatgatgaagaaaacagtaaaagaatatatatgtatatatgtatatagtatcagatccctgtggaaagattatagtcAGACACAgtacagatacagattacagagcacggtaccgttgctatattcatatagagtgcaaccacacatcttagatagtgtgtgggtaccatctaaccgtgttcggagaggatgcagctccccagtacgctggctagagggggccggttagacgaggtagcagccaatccc from Malania oleifera isolate guangnan ecotype guangnan chromosome 9, ASM2987363v1, whole genome shotgun sequence carries:
- the LOC131163576 gene encoding uncharacterized protein LOC131163576 → MKPSSFAGGADPIMAENWIQDIEETLAVLPCTDEQKAVFATFKLKREAKPDFRHLVQGQMTVSQYTAQFIELSRFAPHLAPDEEKKARKFKEGLRHNLFEKVIGFWAQTFAEVVHRAAVIESGLQRGITTQSQRKRPTPWGFQASSSRGPWRGDCYRGDQRQTTGPREN